In Pochonia chlamydosporia 170 chromosome 3, whole genome shotgun sequence, the following are encoded in one genomic region:
- a CDS encoding glycosyl hydrolase family 47 protein (similar to Neosartorya fischeri NRRL 181 XP_001259117.1), with translation MAFPRRMSRLVLLTGIALVVMLVMHLLPGEGSPSPLRSQQAPASQQQPVAAPGDRGSKSPSQDDAASSPSKPKFDWSKAKQFHPPGSIKPMPTGAPRKMGRVQAPNDAFAHTDETKKRQRVVRDTFKRSYNAYRTYAWMKDELTPVSGGFKNPFGGWAATLVDALDTLWIMDLRDEFREAAKAVSGIDWSVTEDGAANMFETTIRHLGGLLSAYDLSGDKALLNKAVQLGEMLYHGFDTPNRLPGFWFNYKEAQKGELVAGTNDPSASPASLCVEFTRLSQITGDPKYYDATDRVTRFLEKTQNDTALPGMWPVSLDFRNQAARGTHFTLGALADSLYEYFPKMHALMGGIDPVYEQMYRTAMDTASENLLFRPMLPNENDVLFSGDYQASSAEKLVPESQHLTCFVGGMFGLGGRLFNIDEHVSLGERLARGCGWAYSAFPTGVMPEIFRLIPCKDMKKCPWDEAIWNKQGAKHLPKGFADARDPQYQLRPEAIESIFILYRITGKKELQDIAWDMFQAILTSTETKFAYSSISDVTTKGKTKKVDSMESFWLAETLKYFYLIFSPPDLISLDDYVLNTEAHPLKRPATST, from the exons ATGGCTTTTCCACGGAGAATGTCGCGGCTAGTTCTGCTTACTGGCATCGCGCTGGTCGTCATGCTGGTAATGCACCTCTTGCCAGGCGAAGGATCCCCTTCACCATTGCGGTCGCAACAGGCGCCGGCCTCACAACAGCAACCTGTAGCTGCTCCTGGAGATCGGGGGTCCAAGTCACCATCACAAGATGATGCAGCTTCGTCACCATCAAAGCCGAAGTTCGATTGGTCCAAGGCGAAACAATTCCATCCTCCCGGATCGATCAAGCCTATGCCAACGGGTGCCCCACGAAAGATGGGACGAGTCCAAGCACCGAACGACGCCTTCGCCCATACAGACGAGACGAAAAAGCGGCAGAGAGTTGTGCGTGATACGTTCAAGAGGAGCTACAATGCGTACAGAACATATGCTTGGATGAAGGACGAGCTCACACCTGTATCTGGTGGCTTCAAGAATCCATTTGGAGGCTGGGCCGCCACCTTGGTTGATGCGCTTGACACACTTTGGATCATGGACCTGCGCGATGAGTTTCGggaagcagccaaggccgTGAGTGGTATTGACTGGTCCGTTACAGAGGACGGTGCCGCGAATATGTTTGAAACCACCATTCGACACCTCGGCGGTTTACTCAGTGCCTATGATCTCAGCGGCGACAAAGCTTTGCTGAACAAGGCTGTCCAACTAGGCGAGATGTTATATCACGGCTTCGATACACCCAACCGACTCCCCGGTTTCTGGTTCAACTAcaaagaagcccaaaaggGTGAATTAGTCGCCGGGACAAATGATCCCTCTGCATCACCAGCCTCTCTTTGCGTCGAATTCACCCGCCTTTCCCAAATCACAGGCGACCCAAAGTACTATGACGCTACAGACCGCGTAACACGCTTCCTGGAAAAGACTCAAAACGACACTGCTCTCCCCGGCATGTGGCCCGTCTCGCTCGACTTTCGCAACCAAGCAGCGCGGGGCACCCACTTCACCCTCGGCGCACTCGCCGACTCCCTGTACGAGTATTTCCCCAAAATGCACGCTCTCATGGGCGGCATTGACCCTGTCTACGAGCAAATGTACCGAACAGCCATGGACACTGCCAGCGAAAACCTCTTGTTCCGCCCAATGCTCCCCAATGAGAACGATGTTCTCTTTTCCGGCGACTACCAAGCCAGCAGTGCTGAGAAACTCGTCCCCGAAAGCCAACACCTCACCTGTTTCGTAGGAGGCATGTTCGGTCTCGGCGGCCGCCTATTCAACATCGACGAACACGTCTCCCTAGGAGAACGCCTCGCCCGAGGCTGTGGTTGGGCATACAGCGCTTTCCCAACAGGTGTGATGCCCGAAATCTTCAGGCTCATCCCCTGCAAAGACATGAAGAAATGTCCCTGGGACGAAGCAATCTGGAACAAGCAGGGGGCTAAACACCTCCCCAAGGGATTTGCCGACGCCAGAGATCCGCAGTACCAGTTGCGCCCAGAGGCAATCGAGAGTATCTTCATATTGTACAGAATCACAGGAAAGAAGGAGCTGCAGGACATTGCATGGGACATGTTCCAGGCGATTCTGACCTCCACAGAGACCAAGTTTGCATATTCGTCGATTTCGGACGTCACGACAAAggggaagacgaaaaaggTTGATTCAATGGAG AGTTTTTGGCTAGCCGAGACACTCAAGTATTTTTATCTCATCTTTTCGCCACCAGATTTGATAAGTTTGGACGACTATGTGCTTAATACGGAAGCACATCCTTTGAAAAGACCCGCTACGAGTACATAA
- a CDS encoding NADH pyrophosphatase (similar to Metarhizium acridum CQMa 102 XP_007808840.1), translating to MTATPPLLPELAALTGDDSMLTRRFGKEVTNYFAGSRLNRYSFLRSDAVFLNKAATDPSARFVALKDLSPLVVDKRKLALLTFEDVKPLISEPFTRPDKERIKSHDSTGAPSILIVFLGTIDGDDVTFETSEHGDVKGQPFFAIDITTRGQEKDAVESWLKIQEEKGLRIVTDTRSLSLHSEAAAMFAQARSIIDWNTRHGFCAGCGNPNLSVEAGYKRVCPPTDLKGGSEAIDLPDCPTRHGVSNVCFPRTDPTMIAAIVSADGQRMLLGRQTRFPPNWYSALAGFLEPGESVEEAVRREVWEEAGVRVGRVVVHSTQPWPYPSSLMIGAIAQALPGDAENINLNDKELESAKWFTIEEVREALARTPGTMSAPPPNDYKEGDLRVPPPQAIANRLMTAVVEGYLSGNPKI from the exons aTGACAGCTACTCCACCTCTACTGCCCGAGCTTGCTGCTCTCACAGGCGACGACTCCATGCTCACCAGGCGTTTCGGCAAAGAAGTCACCAACTACTTCGCGGGTAGTCGACTTAATCGCTACTCGTTTCTCCGCTCCGATGCCGTCTTTCTCAACAAAGCTGCAACGGACCCTTCTGCACGCTTTGTCGCATTGAAGGACCTCAGTCCTCTTGTGGTTGATAAGCGGAAGCTTGCACTACTGACCTTTGAGGATGTCAAGCCGCTTATCAGTGAGCCGTTTACACGGCCCGACAAGGAGAGGATCAAGAGTCACGATTCTACTGGAGCACCGTCCATATTGATTGTCTTTCTGGGCACGATAGATGGAGACGATGTGACGTTTGAGACCTCAGAGCATGGGGATGTCAAGGGCCAGCCTTTCTTCGCAATTGACATCACAACCAGGGGACAGGAGAAGGATGCCGTGGAGTCGTGGTTGAAGATCCAGGAGGAGAAGGGACTGCGAATAGTAACGGACACAAGAAGCTTGTCGTTACATTCCGAAGCTG CCGCCATGTTTGCCCAAGCTCGCTCAATCATAGACTGGAACACCCGCCACGGCTTCTGCGCAGGCTGCGGCAATCCCAACCTATCCGTCGAGGCAGGCTACAAGCGTGTCTGCCCCCCAACCGACCTCAAGGGCGGTTCTGAAGCAATCGACCTGCCTGACTGTCCTACCCGCCATGGCGTATCAAACGTCTGTTTCCCACGCACTGATCCAACCATGATTGCGGCCATAGTGTCCGCTGACGGCCAGCGCATGCTCCTTGGCCGACAAACCCGCTTTCCGCCCAACTGGTACAGCGCACTAGCTGGATTCCTGGAACCTGGTGAAtccgttgaagaagctgtaCGCAGAGAAGTCTGGGAAGAAGCAGGTGTACGTGTTGGACGAGTGGTGGTACATTCTACGCAGCCCTGGCCGTACCCTTCTAGTCTCATGATTGGTGCTATTGCCCAGGCGCTGCCAGGTGATGCGGAGAATATCAACTTGAATGACAAGGAGTTGGAGAGCGCAAAGTGGTTTACCATTGAAGAGGTCAGGGAGGCACTTGCGCGAACACCAGGTACTATGAGTGCGCCGCCTCCAAATGACTATAAGGAGGGTGATTTGAGGGTCCCGCCGCCGCAGGCCATTGCAAATAGACTGatgacggcggtggtggagggaTATTTGTCGGGGAATCCTAAGATTTAA
- a CDS encoding cyanate lyase (similar to Metarhizium robertsii ARSEF 23 XP_007819622.1), with protein sequence MPEQQRLASIGANVDTRLPLHCSLLFQAKTSKNLTFAQIAEHLGRSEVACAALFYGQAQASNGDVDKLSELLGVNRDDLAEQMTAFPNRVIQNYGYAYKAVMNEKFGDGIMSGVCFKTDVDKEVDENGAAWAVITMKGKW encoded by the exons ATGCCTGAACAGCAACGCCTTGCCTCCATAGGT GCCAACGTCGACACTCGCCTCCCGCTTCATTGTagcctcctcttccaggCGAAAACTTCCAAGAACCTCACCTTTGCCCAAATCGCCGAACACCTTGGCCGCAGCGAGGTCGCCTGTGCTGCGCTGTTCTAtggccaagcccaagcttCCAACGGAGATGTTGACAAACTAAGTGAGCTTCTGGGCGTAAATCGGGACGATCTCGCTGAGCAAATGACCGCTTTTCCGAATCGCG TTATCCAGAACTACGGTTATGCATACAAGGCTGTTATGAATGAGAAGTTTGGAGATGGCATCATGAGTGGCGTTTGCTTCAAGACAGATGTCGACAAGGAGGTAGATGAAAATGGTGCAGCATGGGCAGTTATTACAATGAAAGGCAAATGGTGA
- a CDS encoding mitochondrial import inner membrane translocase subunit TIM23 (similar to Metarhizium robertsii ARSEF 23 XP_007819619.1): MSSLWNAFTGGNKPRQQQQEQTHVFDAPAPSSPTAFDPSQGQGVEAFLQNSSFADPSQLHPLAGLNKDTLEYLSLEDSALSELPGGQSVLPSRGFTDDLCYGTGITYLTALSIGGAWGLQDGLKKSVGQPPKLRMNAILNGMTRRGPFLGNSAGVVAIVYNCINSLIGSLRGKHDAANTVASGFLSGVVFKSTRGVRSMMISGGVVGSVAGVWAIVRRSFFPIPEPAAPIENL; encoded by the exons ATGTCTTCGCTTTGGAATGCCTTCACCGGCGGCAACAAGCCgcgccagcagcaacaagaacagacaCATGTCTTCGATGCGCCGGCCCCTTCATCGCCGACTGCCTTCGACCCGTCGCAGGGCCAGGGAGTTGAGGCCTTCCTCCAGAACTCTTCATTCGCTGATCCCTCACAACTGCATCCCCTTGCCGGACTGAACAAGGACACTCTCGAGTACCTGAGCCTCGAGGATTCTGCTCTTTCCGAGCTCCCTGGTGGCCAGTCCGTCCTGCCGTCACGAGGGTTTACCGATGATCTCTGTTACGGTACCGGTATCACATATTTGACGGCGCTGTCGATAGGAGGCGCTTGGGGTCTGCAAGACGGCCTGAAGAAGTCTGTTGGACAGCCTCCCAAGCTGCGAATGAACGCTATTCTCAATGGCATGACACGGAGAGGACCCTTCCTGGGTAACTcggctggtgttgtcgcCATTGTGTACAACTGCATCAACTCGTTGATTGGTAGCCTTCGTGGCAAACATGACGCTGCCAACACGGTTGCTTCTGGTTTCCTTAGTGGTGTGGTTTTCAAGAGCACCCGTGGTGTTCGGTCAATGATGATttctggtggtgttgtcggcTCCGTTGCCGGCGTCTGGGCT ATTGTACGACGATCATTCTTCCCTATTCCTGAGCCTGCGGCTCCTATTGAAAACCTGTGA
- a CDS encoding esterase/lipase (similar to Metarhizium acridum CQMa 102 XP_007808838.1) yields the protein MASHNAFSVTVHPHPSPNRGACAYELGNTNSKNALVFIGGLGDGPHTVPYIRTVAKHLESAGKELDYSVFELRMRSSFIGFGTSSLSNDVDDIAALVKYLRGLGKENIVLFGHSTGCQDCMEYSDYVKHSNPPVDAFIMQGPVSDREAMSVIFPSYEESIVLADSMIAAGKAGDCLPGDKIPKAFAAPISAYRFKSLAAKGGDDDYFSSDFDDTKLAELWSRFNKPVLVLHSDEDEFVPEHVDQADQNKRFQGASPMVSPLSGLIPDAGHTVEEEAAREWLGKKVVEFLGTLKN from the exons ATGGCTTCACATAACGCATTCTCCGTTACCGTCCACCCACACCCATCACCTAATCGAGGTGCCTGCGCTTATGAGCTCGGAAATACGAATTCTAAGAACGCATTGGTCTTCATCGGGGGTTTGGGGGATGGGCCTCACACGGTACCATACATCAGAACCGTGGCTAAGCATTTGGAAAGCGCAGGTAAAGAGCTCGATTATTCTGTGTTTGAGCTGCGGATGCGAAGCTCCTTTATTGGATTTGGGACCTCCAGCCTCAGCAACGACGTTGACGATATTGCCGCTTTGGTGAAGTATTTGCGGGGATTGGGCAAGGAGAATATTGTCTTATTTGGCCATTCGACAGGTTGCCAG GATTGCATGGAGTACAGCGACTATGTCAAGCACAGCAACCCACCAGTTGATGCCTTCATTATGCAAGGTCCCGTCTCGGACCGGGAAGCGATGTCGGTCATCTTCCCGAGCTATGAAGAGAGCATCGTGCTAGCAGATTCAATGATCGCTGCTGGAAAGGCTGGCGACTGTCTCCCAGGCGACAAAATTCCAAAGGCTTTTGCAGCACCCATCTCTGCCTATCGATTTAAATCTCTTGCAGCAAAGGG CGGAGATGATGACTACTTTTCCTCAGATTTTGACGACACAAAGTTGGCCGAACTTTGGAGTCGGTTCAACAAACCAGTTCTAGTCTTACACTCAGACGAAGACGAGTTTGTGCCAGAACATGTGGACCAGGCTGATCAGAATAAGAGGTTCCAAGGGGCAAGTCCTATGGTTAGTCCGTTGTCAGGACTTATTCCCGACGCGGGCCATACggttgaggaagaggcagcgAGAGAGTGGCTAGGCAAAAAAGTGGTGGAATTTTTGGGAACCTTGAAGAACTAG
- a CDS encoding HEAT repeat protein (similar to Cordyceps militaris CM01 XP_006672565.1), whose amino-acid sequence MDKQPANVERNEVFQKLKPCCVKISQLAIKETESPAASRELLGLTSEVYNILNDQVKKSPLALDEKLAEYVFFPLYHIFRQLDQYPARLTENCLKCLQLLITHGWKAKISPKMVQQIFSLLVFIVDGVPGSQKKERDLPEELQLEAFRTQLTLLTTAGQSANAISGLTEEDAIPALGHGITVILDTVVDGITPQIQLEALLVLQAVFTSLREHAALANFLPGTISSLAKLISSPNRHKATVLAKGLEVVQTVLTKVLGDLRTRSILAKDDSEASQSESPEQGKVLTHAWLKATAAQVKVALSSMMKLRTHSSQNVLEALERLCVSLLDECHNSLSNCTTILVETAIVLDSGDDTGMPSISTETNIRYLVNIYPELGDAVKTTVYSWMSSLARIMQVGDEEVKKTATYNLSKGIELFHSLGIESSTMEDSMGDALRDSIVSIIQSSKQTQPTTHLQLLDGSQNQRESANRPSFEPVIMASESQRMLRQEVTNLISRIGSTSVKTSLAANMMDHVRGSESTDQIASLWLCYELVKASNASNADTDDFLDLSAFAGSSDDTELISEDLYSHSVQILESYADSDLVDWRLEAIALEVAAYTASRRGISFRPDLMDVLFPVTTFLGSDNPLLQQHAIASLNSIALACDYPSVSELIIDNVDYMVNSVALRLNSLDISPASMQVLTMMIRLSGPKLIPYLNDVVESIFAALDNYHGYTFFVENLFSVLKEIVDQAAATDHRLLTDGEKTAINHKKQPQPILGLDALLEDLDKREARRIRDEEEAKSFAQIKGHPEAPWKSKSKEEEEEEDRPPPEPEKPPNSPTYLLLMRIASLTQHYLTSPTPQLRRSLLELLTTASTLLSGDEDSFLPLINSIWPVVIERLRDPEPFINIEACHALVGLCRAAGDFLSTRFKTEWGDWLRAWCRKIKDNATGRKVPSRQRIPEKGENIMIPIRSGTGLEMKGVVVESAASSGSLGQHASPAKMWEAVVDLLTAIVEYVRIDDDMFDDILDILVDVMERKSEVREALEVINADAVWLARYERGRVEILPTPVMEGVKFVDMEALPRS is encoded by the exons ATGGACAAGCAACCAGCAAACGTTGAGAGGAACGAAGTATTCCAAAAG CTTAAACCATGTTGTGTCAAGATTAGCCAACTGGCTATCAAGGAGACCGAGTCCCCCGCGGCGTCCCGTGAGCTCCTGGGTCTTACATCGGAAGTCTATAATATTCTCAACGACCAAGTCAAGAAAAGCCCGCTGGCACTAGATGAGAAATTGGCTGAATATGTCTTCTTTCCATTATATCACATTTTTCGCCAACTGGACCAGTATCCTGCCCGCCTCACGGAGAATTGTCTCAAATGTCTACAGCTGCTCATCACGCATGGTTGGAAGGCAAAGATATCACCGAAAATGGTCCAGCAAATATTTAGCTTATTAGTGTTTATTGTTGACGGCGTTCCTGGATCCCAAAAGAAAGAACGAGACTTGCCAGAGGAGCTACAGCTTGAGGCTTTTCGGACGCAGCTGACCCTGCTCACTACGGCAGGCCAATCCGCCAATGCTATTTCTGGACTAACAGAGGAAGACGCAATTCCAGCCTTGGGTCATGGTATTACCGTCATACTTGACACCGTTGTAGATGGTATTACGCCACAAATCCAATTGGAAGCGCTGCTTGTGTTGCAGGCAGTCTTTACCTCTCTGCGGGAGCATGCTGCCTTGGCGAACTTTCTCCCCGGaaccatctcctccttggccAAACTCATATCCTCTCCCAATAGGCACAAAGCAACAGTGTTGGCTAAAGGGTTAGAGGTGGTGCAAACGGTCCTCACAAAAGTGTTGGGCGATTTGCGAACGCGGTCAATCTTGGCGAAAGACGACAGCGAGGCGAGTCAATCGGAGAGCCCtgaacaaggcaaggtgTTGACACATGCATGGCTCAAAGCGACGGCCGCCCAAGTCAAAGTGGCATTGTCCAGCATGATGAAACTGCGCACACATTCTTCGCAAAATGTCCTGGAGGCACTTGAGAGGCTCTGTGTTTCGCTGCTTGATGAATGTCACAACTCACTTTCGAACTGCACCACCATATTGGTCGAGACTGCTATTGTTCTAGATAGTGGCGATGATACGGGAATGCCTTCTATATCCACGGAGACCAACATCCGGTACTTGGTCAACATATATCCTGAACTTGGCGATGCTGTCAAGACGACAGTATACAGTTGGATGTCGAGCCTGGCTCGGATAATGCAAGTGGGAGACGAAGAGGTTAAGAAAACAGCGACATACAACTTATCCAAGGGAATAGAACTCTTTCACAGCCTGGGGATCGAATCATCCACGATGGAAGACTCGATGGGCGACGCATTGAGAGACAGTATAGTCTCAATCATTCAATCTTCAAAACAAACACAGCCGACGACTCATTTGCAACTTTTAGACGGGTCACAAAATCAGAGAGAATCTGCCAACAGGCCATCTTTTGAACCAGTAATAATGGCCAGTGAAAGCCAGAGGATGCTGAGACAAGAAGTTACCAACTTGATAAGCCGCATTGGCTCGACGTCTGTAAAGACTAGTCTCGCTGCCAACATGATGGACCATGTGCGCGGATCAGAGTCCACAGACCAAATTGCATCCCTGTGGCTCTGTTATGAACTAGTCAAAGCTTCTAATGCCTCAAATGCAGACACGGATGACTTTTTAGatctctctgcatttgcGGGCTCCTCAGACGATACTGAACTTATTTCCGAAGATCTCTATTCCCACTCGGTCCAGATACTTGAATCTTACGCCGACTCAGACCTTGTCGATTGGCGATTAGAAGCTATTGCGCTAGAAGTCGCCGCCTACACTGCAAGCAGGCGTGGAATATCATTCCGTCCTGATCTCATGGACGTTTTATTCCCCGTTACGACATTCTTGGGCTCAGACAACCCACTTCTACAACAGCACGCCATCGCTTCATTAAACAGCATAGCTCTCGCATGCGACTACCCCAGCGTATCAGAGCTAATAATAGACAATGTCGACTACATGGTCAATTCTGTCGCCCTCCGCCTCAATTCCCTCGATATATCACCCGCATCCATGCAGGTCCTCACGATGATGATACGTCTTTCCGGTCCCAAGCTGATACCATATCTCAACGATGTTGTCGAATCTATATTCGCAGCTCTAGACAACTATCACGGGTACACCTTTTTCGTGGAAAACCTGTTCTCTGTTCTTAAAGAAATCGTCGACCAAGCTGCCGCAACAGACCACCGCTTACTGACTGATGGCGAGAAAACAGCAATAAATCATAAAAAGCAACCTCAGCCAATCCTGGGACTAGACGCACTTCTTGAAGACTTGGACAAGCGAGAAGCAAGACGAATTCGggacgaagaagaggcgAAATCTTTTGCGCAAATAAAAGGTCATCCTGAAGCACCTTGgaaatccaaatccaaagaggaagaggaggaagaggatcgACCGCCTCCTGAGCCTGaaaaaccaccaaactcgCCCACATACCTGCTGCTCATGCGTATCGCCTCCCTAACACAACACTACCTCACTTCTCCGACGCCACAGCTACGGCGTTCCCTCCTCGAGCTCCTTACCACCGCATCCACCTTGCTTTCCGGCGATGAAGATTCTTTCCTGCCCCTCATAAATTCCATCTGGCCAGTGGTGATTGAACGTCTCCGCGACCCCGAACCCTTTATCAACATCGAAGCATGCCACGCACTAGTGGGTCTTTGCCGCGCAGCAGGAGACTTCCTCAGCACACGGTTCAAGACCGAATGGGGCGACTGGCTTCGAGCCTGGTGCCGCAAGATCAAGGACAACGCCACGGGGCGCAAAGTGCCAAGTCGTCAGCGAATTCCAGAAAAGGGGGAGAATATCATGATCCCCATTCGTTCTGGAACTGGACTCGAAATGAAGGGCGTGGTCGTGGAGTCCGCAGCCTCATCGGGAAGCTTAGGACAGCATGCTTCCCCGGCGAAGATGTgggaggcggtggtggatTTACTCACTGCCATTGTGGAATATGTGCGTATTGATGACGATATGTTTGACGACATTTTGGATATCTTGGTGGACGTGATGGAACGGAAGAGTGAGGTGCGGGAAGCTTTGGAAGTGATCAATGCAGATGCTGTATGGTTGGCAAGGTATGAGAGAGGTAGAGTGGAAATACTTCCTACGCCTGTGATGGAAGGTGTGAAGTTTGTAGACATGGAAGCTTTACCTCGGTCTTAG
- a CDS encoding PQ loop repeat protein (similar to Metarhizium acridum CQMa 102 XP_007808841.1) yields the protein MAPPLANLHLDVEAISGICGSISIACWVIVFTPQLIANWRSSSAEALSIQFIIVWLIGDVFNIAGAVLQGVLPTMIILAVYYTLADIVLLGQCFYYRGFTWRDEPATPTPKPTPQLNGHANERTALLGDHDHRERRGSDWTGLSLTVPHIAHTEPPPPPPSTLQTLIWNGSIVLMVCTAGILGWWLGESATGSDKAPKAGGEDAIEFNVLGQFFGYLCAVFYIASRVPQLILNYRRKTTEGLSMLFFIFACLGNVTYVLSIFAYEPQCKHDKCKPGEAGRIYGRYMLLNLSWLAGALVTLFMDLVVFCQYFYYSKNDLEEEAVFSEEARISGEHEREESHFDHRPLLQRGDSENP from the exons ATGGCTCCTCCGTTGGCCAATTTGCATCTGGATGTCGAAGCTATTTCAGGAATCTGCGG CTCAATCTCAATCGCATGCTGGG TCATCGTCTTCACACCGCAGCTGATCGCGAACTGGAGATCCAGCTCTGCTGAAGCACTTTCTATACAATTTATTATCGTGTGGTTAATTGGAGATGTCTTCAATATCGCTGGCGCCGTCCTTCAGGGTGTTCTGCCGACCATG ATTATCCTTGCCGTGTACTATACATTGGCCGATATAGTCCTTCTAGGCCAGTGCTTCTACTATCGAGGATTCACATGGCGTGACGAACCCGCAACACCTACCCCCAAGCCAACCCCTCAGCTCAACGGCCACGCAAACGAACGAACCGCTCTACTAGGAGACCATGACCACAGGGAGCGTCGCGGGtctgactggactggcttATCACTTACCGTTCCGCACATTGCTCATACCGaaccaccaccgcctccgccgAGCACGCTGCAGACTTTGATATGGAATGGTTCGATTGTTCTCATGGTCTGCACTGCCGGCATCTTGGGCTGGTGGCTTGGCGAGTCGGCCACTGGTAGCGACAAGGCACCCAAGGCTGGTGGAGAAGATGCCATCGAATTCAACGTACTGGGGCAATTCTTTGGCTACCTATGCGCCGTTTTCTACATTGCGTCTCGTGTCCCACAGCTCATCCTGAATTACCGCCGCAAAACTACAGAAGGCCTTAGTATGCTGTTCTTCATATTTGCATGCCTGGGAAACGTCACGTACGTCTTATCGATCTTTGCCTATGAGCCTCAGTGCAAGCATGACAAGTGCAAGCCTGGCGAAGCAGGACGCATATACGGTCGATATATGCTCCTCAACCTTAGCTGGCTGGCCGGTGCGTTAGTAACGCTCTTTATGGATCTCGTCGTCTTTTGCCAGTACTTCTACTATTCAAAAAATGAtctggaagaggaggctgTATTCTCTGAAGAAGCGAGGATTTCAGGGGAGCATGAGAGAGAAGAGAGTCACTTTGACCACCGACCATTGCTTCAGCGAGGCGACTCAGAGAATCCCTAA